A stretch of DNA from Bernardetia sp.:
GAACTTTTATTGTACCTGCATTTTTTATACTGACACTTCGCTATACAGGCTTTATCTCTTCTCTAAATGTGGGAAGTAGAAAAGAGAGGATTGTTCCGTTTATGTTTACTACCATTTTTTATACACTATTGGCTTACTTGATGATGCAAAAAGTGGGATATGATATTCAAGTAGTACTCTTGACAGGAGGTGTGGCACTGTCTATGTGTCTTACTACATTGATTACACTTTTTCACAAAACGAGTGTCCATACCATCGGAATTAGTGGACTACTAGGTTTTTTGTTTAGTTTTCAAGCTGCTAATACTTCATTGGAACTACTTTTTCCTATTGTGATATTTTTTATCTTGACAGGCATAGTCATGAGTTCTAGGCTCTATTTAAAAGCTCATACTCCCAACGAAGTTTGGAGTGGCTTTTTGATTGGTTTTGGAACATGTTTTGGAGTTGTGGCTGTGGTTTTGCAAAATATTTCCATCTAAAAGAATCATATTTTAAAAAGATATTGGACCAATATTTTGATATAAATCAGTTTTTTTAGAAAAAACAGAACTTTTATACAAAAAAAATTGCAAAAAACTTGCATGATAATCATTTTTTTTTGAATATTTCTGTATAAGCACTAAAGTTGCCTATTGTGTAGCTTTTTTAATAAAAAAACTAAAAAGAGATACTCTATCCTAGTTAAAAATAAATCTTTCAATTTATAGCTCACTACATAAGCGCAAAAAAATTGGCTAAAAAAACTATCAAAATCGGAACAAGAAACAGTCAGCTTGCGATGTGGCAGGCAGAGCATGTGCAAAGTTTACTCGAATCACATGGCTTAGCGACTGAAATTATTGCCATCGAAACCAAAGGAGATAAAATTTTGCATAAAGCTATCTCCAAAATTGGTAGTAAAGGCGTTTTTACAGAAGAATTAGAAGAAATGCTTCATACTGGCAAGGTAGATTTGGCTGTTCATAGTGCAAAAGATATGGCTTCTACACTTCCTAATGGACTTGAACTAATAGCTTATACAAAGAGAGAAAAAGCGCACGATGTAGTAGTAAGTTATAATTCAGATTTTAAACTAGACGCTGCCGATAAGTGGCTTGTAGGAACTTCTTCTACACGCAGAATAGCAATGCTCAAACATTACTATCCTAACATTAGAACAACGAATATGCGTGGAAACTTACAAACACGTATGAGAAAACTAGAGGAAGGACAATGTGATGCGCTTCTTTTGGCTTATGCTGGCGTGCACAGGATGGGATATGAAGAATTTATTGTCGAACATCTGACCCTAGATGAGTTTACTCCACAAGCAGGGCAAGGCTCTGTAACGATTGAAGTTTCTAGCAAAATAAGTGATAAACTGAAAGCTGCTATTCGTGAGGCAATAAATGATGAGGAAACCGAATATTGTTTGCTTGCAGAACGTGCCTATTTAAAATATTTAGACGGTGGTTGCAGTATTCCTTCTTTTGTATTGGCAAAAGTAGAAGGAGATATGCTCCGTATTGATGCAGGACTCATCAGTCTATCAGGAAAAAAAATCATACGTAAATCAGGAGAAATTCATAAAGAAAAAGGACAAGAACTGGCTGTCAAACTTGCACAAGAAGTGTTGAAAGCTGGGGGTGATAAAATTTTAGAAAAAATAAAAAATAAGAAATGAAAAAACCATTCAATCTCCAAAAATGGATAGATGATAACCGACACCTTTTAAAACCTCCTGTTGGAAATCAGCAAGTTTATTTAGATAATGAAGATTATATTGTGATGGTGGTGGGAGGACCAAATAGCCGAAAAGATTATCATTACAATGAAAGTGAAGAACTTTTTTATCAGTTGGAGGGAAATATTGTCGTTAAGATTATAGAAGATGGCAAATTTGTCGATATTCCTATTAAGGCAGGAGAGATGTTTTTACTTCCTCCGAAAGTGCCTCACTCTCCACAACGTACAGAGGGTTCTATCGGACTTGTCATTGAAAGATATAGGCGAGAAGGCGAAGAAGATGGCTTTATGTGGTATTGTGAAAATTGTGGAAATAAACTCTATGAAGAGCGTTTCGAACTCACTGATATTGTTGCCCAACTACCCAAAGTGATGCAAACGTTTTATAATTCAGAAGAACTAAGAACTTGTAACAAGTGCAATACAGTAATGCAACCTCCTCAAAAAATTAAATAGATAAAAAATTGATAATGAAAATCAGCCAAATATTTTTGGTCTCATACTATGAAATGTCGTTATACAACACGCCTCATAAACATTTGATTTTCAAGCAAATACACTAAAAATACACTCCAAGTAGTTTTTAAAATAAAATTTTTACAAATTTTGAAAAATAGTTGAAAGAAATAGTAGTTTTCTTATAATTTATCGTATCTTTGGAGCGAAGGCACAACTTAGAGCCTTCAGTTTATTAGTTTTTTTCGTTAATTAGTTTTATGAATCTTTACGTATCAAACTTGCCTTATTCTATTTCAGAAGAAGAATTAGAGGCAGTATTTTCAGAGCTTGGTGTAGTTACATCAGCAAAAATCATCACAGACCGTGAAACACGTCGTTCAAGAGGATTTGGTTTCGTTGAAATGGAAACTGAAGAAGATGGTCAAGCAGCCATCGAAGAATTAAACGGCATCGAACTTAAAGGTCGTGAAATCCAAGTAAAAAAAGCCATTCCTAGAGAAAACAGAGGTGGAGGAAATTTCCGTCCATCACGTGAATACTAAACACAACAATTGAGTTAGTTATCAATAGTTAGTTTCATCATCTGTTTTTAATTGAATCAATATACGTTTGGCACAATGTAAATTTTATTTTTTCTACATTGGCGACAAAAAAAAGCAACTTTCTAAAGAGAGTTGCTTTTTTATTGCTTCATATTTTTCTAAGTATATGAGCTTTTCAAGAGTATTTTATTGTATGTACATATAGATGAAATTATATTTTTTAATAGATACTGGATGCCGATAGATATTTGCTGTTCTGTGACTCACAGAACAGGGAAAAAGTACCATTCGTTGGTGTATCAACACCAACAATTTTTTATCTCAAGTCCAGTACTCTAATTTTTTAACTTTATTAATTCAACTATGTCAATTTCAAATAAAACAACTCGTTTTTTCAATTTTTTATGTATCTCTTTATTTAGTATTTTATTTTTATTTTCCTCTTGCAAAAAAGAAGAAGAAATTCCTCAAGTAGAAACAGATTATTTTCCACTCCAGACAGGTTCTGTATGGACATATCAAACAGAAAATGGAAACTTTGTCCATACACTTACCAATCAAACCAAAAATGTGGGTGGTTTTGATTGGAAAATACTAACAGTAAGTCCAAATGTAGCAGATGAAAATATTTTACTTCGTATAGACCCAGCTTCTAAAATTGTCTATCGTGCTATTGATTTGTCAGATAATGGAGGGATTTTACTTATTGAAGCCATCACAGACCTAGACGCTAAAGTAGGTGATACATGGACACAAAATAATGAACAAGATGGTGTGTTTTTAAATTTCTCGTACAAAGTTTTGGAAAAGGATGCAAAAAAGACTGTTGGTGGAACAGAATACGATAAAGTAATGGTTGTAAAAGTTGATGCAAGTAGTAATTTTTTTGATACGGAAAGTTCTACACTTTATTTTGCAGATGGCGTGGGTCTGATTGCAGAAGAATTTGAAGATGGGGATTATATTCATCTGATAGATTTTAAATAAATTTCAAAAAAATAGGGAAAAGTTGCTTTTTCCCTATTTTTTTATCTATTACTGAAACTCTATCAGAACAGCTCCTTTTTCTACGTTTTGTCCTTTATTTACTGGAATACTCTTTATCTCGCCTTCTCCTGCTGCTTTCAAAACATTTTCCATTTTCATAGCTTCCAAAATCATTAGAGGAGTTCCTTTTTCTACTTTTGCACCTTCCTCTATCAGAATATCCAAGACAAGTCCAGGCATTGGAGCTTTAAGGTCAGTTACTTTGGCAGAGGCAGCATTTTCCATACCTAAACTTTCCAAAAGTAAATCCATTCTATCTTTTGCTTTTAGTGTATGAATATTTCCATTGATACGAATTTCAAATTCTTTAGCTTCATAGTCTGCCTTCAAAACTTCCACTCGGTAAGAAACATTATTTCTCAAAACGTGAAACTCTCTTTCAGAAATTTGTTGAATATCTGATTCGATTAAATTATCATTCAAAAAAAGAGAAGTTGTTTTAGAAGATGTGTTTTTTTCTTTACGAACTTGGTAGGTATTTGATTGGGTTGTGATTTGCATGAAATGAATGATAAGTGGTAAGTGATGAATGATAAATTACTTTCTATAGCTTGGAGTTAAATTGACTACTCTCCTTGTGCTTCCCAAACTTTAGGGTCATTGCTGTACTTGACATTCGAAAAAACAGGTAAGTGTAGAGTAATGACTCTTGAATATCTGAAATAGAAAGGAATGAAAAAAATAAATGTACCTAAAATAGACGCAAAATAAACCCACAAATCAGGACGATTTTCCGATAAAATATTGACAGCAAATAATACCGTAATAACATGGGCTACATTGAAAGCATAACTGATATACATAGCTGTCCACCAAAAGCCTAAAGTACGTTCATATTTTAGATTGCATACAGGACAATTTCTATGAGTTTTGGCAAACTTATAATGAAAAGCAGATTTTACAAATATATCTCCTTGTCTGCATCTAGGGCATTTACATTGAAGGATGGCTTGAAATTTTGAGCGTTCTTTTCCCATTTTTTTTATTTTTTTGTTTGTTTCTGTACC
This window harbors:
- the hemC gene encoding hydroxymethylbilane synthase, translating into MAKKTIKIGTRNSQLAMWQAEHVQSLLESHGLATEIIAIETKGDKILHKAISKIGSKGVFTEELEEMLHTGKVDLAVHSAKDMASTLPNGLELIAYTKREKAHDVVVSYNSDFKLDAADKWLVGTSSTRRIAMLKHYYPNIRTTNMRGNLQTRMRKLEEGQCDALLLAYAGVHRMGYEEFIVEHLTLDEFTPQAGQGSVTIEVSSKISDKLKAAIREAINDEETEYCLLAERAYLKYLDGGCSIPSFVLAKVEGDMLRIDAGLISLSGKKIIRKSGEIHKEKGQELAVKLAQEVLKAGGDKILEKIKNKK
- a CDS encoding 3-hydroxyanthranilate 3,4-dioxygenase — encoded protein: MKKPFNLQKWIDDNRHLLKPPVGNQQVYLDNEDYIVMVVGGPNSRKDYHYNESEELFYQLEGNIVVKIIEDGKFVDIPIKAGEMFLLPPKVPHSPQRTEGSIGLVIERYRREGEEDGFMWYCENCGNKLYEERFELTDIVAQLPKVMQTFYNSEELRTCNKCNTVMQPPQKIK
- a CDS encoding RNA recognition motif domain-containing protein; the protein is MNLYVSNLPYSISEEELEAVFSELGVVTSAKIITDRETRRSRGFGFVEMETEEDGQAAIEELNGIELKGREIQVKKAIPRENRGGGNFRPSREY
- a CDS encoding acetyl-CoA carboxylase biotin carboxyl carrier protein subunit, with the translated sequence MQITTQSNTYQVRKEKNTSSKTTSLFLNDNLIESDIQQISEREFHVLRNNVSYRVEVLKADYEAKEFEIRINGNIHTLKAKDRMDLLLESLGMENAASAKVTDLKAPMPGLVLDILIEEGAKVEKGTPLMILEAMKMENVLKAAGEGEIKSIPVNKGQNVEKGAVLIEFQ
- a CDS encoding DUF983 domain-containing protein encodes the protein MGKERSKFQAILQCKCPRCRQGDIFVKSAFHYKFAKTHRNCPVCNLKYERTLGFWWTAMYISYAFNVAHVITVLFAVNILSENRPDLWVYFASILGTFIFFIPFYFRYSRVITLHLPVFSNVKYSNDPKVWEAQGE